One region of Elephas maximus indicus isolate mEleMax1 chromosome 23, mEleMax1 primary haplotype, whole genome shotgun sequence genomic DNA includes:
- the METTL21C gene encoding protein-lysine methyltransferase METTL21C, whose translation MDVCLSSTQQPGSFGEAPRTPGGWVEAEKKGTLQEDGTEGPPGDSNKIEPSLQSLQKFVPTNYASYTQENYLYAGKKIVIQESIESYGSVVWPGAVALCQYLEEHTEELNLQDAKILEIGAGPGLVSTVATILGAQVTATDLPDVLGNLQYNLLKNTLNCAAHLPDVKELVWGEDLEQNFPKSTFYYDYVLASDVVYHHYFLEKLLTTMVYFCQPGTVLLWANKFRFSTDYEFLDKFKQAFETTLLAEFPESSVKLFKGTLKWD comes from the exons ATGGACGTGTGTCTGAGCTCCACACAGCAGCCCGGGAGCTTCGGGGAAGCACCAAGGACCCCAGGTGGCTGGGTAGAGGCAGAGAAGAAGGGAACTCTCCAGGAAGATGGCACCGAGGGACCCCCAGGAG ATTCTAACAAGATAGAACCATCTCTTCAAAGCCTCCAGAAATTTGTTCCCACAAATTATGCCAGTTACACTCAAGAGAATTATCtgtatgcaggcaagaagattGTCATTCAAGAGTCAATAGAGAGTTATGGATCCGTGGTCTGGCCAGGG GCTGTGGCTTTGTGTCAGTATTTGGAGGAACACACAGAGGAACTGAATCTCCAAGATGCTAAAATACTTGAAATTGGTGCTGGACCAGGCCTTGTTTCCACTGTGGCTACTATTttag gTGCTCAAGTCACAGCAACTGATTTGCCTGATGTTCTAGGAAACCTTCAATACAATCTCTTAAAAAACACACTAAACTGTGCAGCACACCTGCCTGACGTGAAAGAACTGGTATGGGGAGAAGATCTGGAACAAAACTTCCCCAAGTCAACTTTTTACTATGATTACGTTTTGGCCTCTGATGTGGTCTACCACCATTACTTCCTGGAAAAGCTGCTCACCACCATGGTCTATTTTTGTCAGCCAGGGACAGTGCTGCTTTGGGCAAACAAGTTCAGGTTCAGCACTGATTATGAATTTTTAGATAAATTCAAGCAAGCGTTTGAGACAACACTCTTGGCCGAATTTCCAGAGTCATCAGTCAAACTTTTTAAAGGGACACTAAAATGGGACTGA